A genomic window from Flavobacterium johnsoniae includes:
- a CDS encoding RNA polymerase sigma factor yields MIDEKEFIKQLLNPQTQNTAFQKLLSDYQRPLYSHIRNIVLNHDDADDVLQNTFIKVFQYLKNFKGESKLFSWMYRIATNEALTFLSQKAKLSGISSEDLQNKTIDNLKADLYFDGDEIQIKLQKAIVTLPEKQQLVFKMKYFEELKYEEIAEILGTSVGALKASYHHAVKKIELYVTSN; encoded by the coding sequence TTGATAGACGAGAAGGAATTTATAAAACAATTATTAAACCCTCAAACGCAAAATACAGCGTTTCAAAAACTCTTGTCTGATTATCAGCGTCCGTTGTATTCTCATATTCGAAATATTGTTTTGAATCATGATGATGCAGATGATGTCTTGCAGAATACTTTTATAAAAGTCTTTCAATATCTTAAAAACTTTAAAGGAGAAAGTAAACTCTTTTCCTGGATGTATCGTATTGCCACAAATGAAGCTTTGACTTTTCTGTCTCAAAAAGCAAAACTGAGCGGTATCTCGTCTGAAGATCTTCAAAATAAAACAATTGACAATCTAAAAGCTGATCTTTATTTTGATGGAGATGAAATTCAAATCAAACTTCAAAAAGCAATTGTAACGCTTCCGGAAAAACAACAATTGGTTTTCAAAATGAAATATTTTGAAGAATTAAAATACGAAGAAATAGCCGAAATCTTAGGAACTTCGGTAGGTGCTTTAAAAGCATCTTATCATCATGCAGTAAAAAAAATTGAATTATATGTTACTTCAAATTAA
- the mnmD gene encoding tRNA (5-methylaminomethyl-2-thiouridine)(34)-methyltransferase MnmD produces MKREIIKTLDGSTTIRLPEWDECYHSKHGAIQEAKHVFIQNGLSLFEKPISILEIGFGTGLNAFITFLEAIRKNQKIDYVGVEAYPVDADEILEMNYAEELEALEFSNIFEKMHKSNWNEKVEICDQFSLTKRKQFFDEIDDFETFDLIYFDAFGYRVQPELWSTEIFKKMYNSLKPNGVLVTYAARGVVKRSMISVGFTVEKLAGPPGKREMFRAFKNL; encoded by the coding sequence GTGAAAAGAGAAATAATTAAAACGTTAGATGGCTCAACTACAATTCGTTTGCCAGAATGGGACGAATGTTATCATTCTAAACACGGTGCAATTCAGGAAGCAAAACACGTATTTATACAAAATGGACTTTCATTATTTGAAAAACCAATAAGTATATTAGAAATTGGTTTTGGAACTGGATTAAATGCATTTATTACTTTTTTGGAAGCCATTCGAAAAAATCAAAAAATAGATTATGTTGGAGTAGAAGCTTATCCTGTTGATGCGGATGAAATTTTAGAAATGAATTATGCAGAAGAATTGGAAGCATTGGAATTTAGTAACATTTTTGAAAAAATGCATAAATCGAATTGGAACGAAAAAGTAGAAATTTGCGACCAGTTCTCGTTAACCAAAAGGAAACAATTTTTTGATGAAATAGACGATTTTGAAACTTTTGATTTGATTTACTTTGATGCCTTCGGATATAGAGTGCAACCGGAGCTTTGGAGTACAGAAATTTTTAAAAAAATGTACAATAGTTTAAAGCCTAATGGAGTTTTGGTTACTTACGCAGCGCGCGGCGTTGTTAAAAGAAGTATGATTTCTGTAGGATTTACTGTCGAAAAATTAGCGGGGCCTCCTGGAAAACGAGAAATGTTTAGAGCCTTTAAAAACCTTTAA
- a CDS encoding sensor of ECF-type sigma factor produces the protein MKIKNILPLLLFLTSISFFAQNGKIDEKREKIKAFKVSFLTTELELTSTEAEKFWPIYNAYDDKQFELRHFKMKTYLKKLNDDNLKNLSEKEAATLLSQIETTDKELYQLREKFMSNVKKVLSAKKILLLKKSEDDFSRKLLQQYRDKANKD, from the coding sequence ATGAAAATAAAAAACATTTTACCGCTACTGCTCTTTCTGACAAGTATTTCCTTTTTTGCACAAAATGGAAAAATTGATGAAAAACGTGAAAAGATCAAAGCTTTTAAAGTTTCATTTTTAACGACAGAATTGGAATTAACTTCTACTGAAGCTGAAAAATTTTGGCCAATTTATAATGCTTATGATGACAAACAATTTGAATTAAGGCATTTTAAAATGAAAACTTATCTGAAAAAATTAAACGACGATAATCTTAAAAATCTTTCAGAAAAAGAAGCTGCAACTTTATTATCTCAAATTGAAACCACAGATAAAGAATTGTATCAGCTAAGAGAAAAATTTATGAGTAATGTTAAAAAAGTACTTTCTGCGAAGAAAATATTATTGCTTAAAAAATCTGAAGATGATTTTAGCCGAAAATTATTGCAGCAATATCGTGATAAAGCCAATAAAGACTAA
- a CDS encoding branched-chain amino acid aminotransferase: MSTTQTSKIEIIKATSTKINEVDFENLSFGAVFTDHLFECDFKDGQWQNPVIKPYAPILMDPSSKVFHYGQAIFEGMKAYKDDNNDVWLFRPDENFIRFNKSAVRMAMPEVPEAIFMDGLNELLKLDKDWIQRGNGASMYIRPFMIATGPGVIANPSDEYKFMILLSPAKAYYGGEVKVIIAEHFSRAANGGIGAAKAAGNYAAQFYPTNLANKDGFQQVIWTDDATHTKLEEAGTMNVFFRINDTLLTAPTSERILDGVTRKSLIAMAEKEGLKVEVRPVIVSELVEAAKNGSLKEIFGAGTAAVISVIKGFSYKDEYYEMTPIENSYASLLKEKLTNLQNKLSEDTFGWTVKVQ, translated from the coding sequence ATGAGTACAACTCAAACAAGCAAAATTGAAATCATAAAAGCTACTTCTACGAAAATAAACGAAGTAGATTTTGAAAACTTAAGTTTTGGCGCTGTATTTACAGACCATTTATTCGAATGCGATTTTAAAGACGGACAATGGCAAAATCCTGTCATTAAGCCTTATGCTCCTATTCTAATGGATCCATCTTCAAAAGTCTTCCACTACGGACAAGCAATTTTTGAAGGAATGAAAGCTTATAAAGATGACAATAATGATGTTTGGTTGTTTAGACCAGATGAAAACTTCATCCGTTTTAATAAATCTGCTGTAAGAATGGCGATGCCAGAAGTTCCTGAGGCTATTTTTATGGATGGTTTGAATGAATTATTAAAATTAGACAAAGACTGGATTCAAAGAGGAAACGGGGCAAGTATGTACATCCGTCCTTTTATGATTGCAACTGGACCTGGAGTAATTGCAAATCCATCTGACGAATATAAATTTATGATTTTACTTTCTCCTGCAAAAGCATATTACGGAGGCGAAGTAAAAGTAATTATCGCTGAGCATTTCAGTAGAGCTGCAAATGGTGGAATTGGTGCTGCAAAAGCTGCCGGAAACTATGCTGCACAATTTTACCCAACTAACCTGGCAAACAAAGATGGTTTCCAACAAGTTATTTGGACTGATGACGCAACGCACACAAAACTAGAAGAAGCGGGAACAATGAACGTTTTCTTCAGAATTAATGATACTTTATTAACAGCTCCAACAAGCGAAAGAATTTTAGATGGTGTTACTAGAAAAAGTTTAATTGCAATGGCTGAAAAAGAAGGATTAAAAGTTGAAGTTCGCCCAGTTATTGTTTCTGAATTGGTTGAAGCAGCTAAAAACGGATCTTTGAAAGAAATCTTCGGCGCGGGAACTGCCGCTGTAATTAGTGTTATTAAAGGATTCTCATATAAAGACGAATATTATGAAATGACTCCAATTGAGAATTCATACGCTTCTTTATTAAAAGAAAAACTAACAAATCTTCAAAATAAACTTTCTGAAGATACTTTTGGATGGACAGTTAAGGTTCAATAA
- a CDS encoding LysR substrate-binding domain-containing protein: MTITQLQYVLAVAEHKNFTLAAEKCFVTQPTLSMQIQKIEEELNILIFDRSKKPIQLTDIGQKIVNQAKNIVNEADRIKDIVEQQKGFIGGEFRLGIIPTIMPTLLPMFLNNFIKKYPKVKLLIEELNTEEIIVKLKNGHLDAAIAATPLEDEKIKEIVLYFEPFVAYIPEQHAIFGKQEIEVSDLNLNEILLLQDGHCFRDGILNLCKSVSDADQNNFQIQSGSFETLIKLADEGLGTTLLPYLHTLDLKESDKLKLRNFKEPKPAREVSLIYPKSELKMQIIDAIRSTIAGVVKGAIVFQNVQIISPLQKKA, from the coding sequence ATGACTATAACTCAATTACAATATGTGTTAGCAGTTGCCGAACACAAAAACTTCACACTTGCCGCCGAAAAATGCTTTGTAACACAGCCAACGTTAAGCATGCAAATACAAAAGATTGAAGAAGAACTTAATATCTTAATATTTGACAGAAGCAAAAAACCTATTCAACTTACTGATATTGGTCAGAAAATAGTAAATCAAGCTAAGAATATCGTAAACGAAGCTGATCGTATTAAAGATATTGTAGAACAACAGAAAGGTTTTATTGGTGGAGAATTTCGTTTAGGTATAATTCCGACGATTATGCCGACACTTTTGCCTATGTTTTTAAATAATTTCATTAAAAAATATCCAAAAGTTAAGCTCTTAATTGAAGAATTAAATACTGAAGAAATTATTGTTAAGCTTAAAAACGGACATTTAGACGCCGCTATCGCTGCAACTCCATTGGAAGATGAAAAGATTAAAGAAATCGTTTTGTATTTTGAACCGTTTGTAGCATACATTCCAGAACAACATGCCATTTTTGGAAAACAAGAAATAGAGGTTTCTGATTTAAATCTAAACGAAATTCTGCTTCTTCAAGACGGACATTGCTTTAGAGACGGAATTTTAAATCTTTGCAAAAGCGTTTCTGATGCTGATCAAAATAACTTCCAGATCCAAAGCGGTAGTTTTGAAACCTTAATTAAATTGGCAGACGAAGGTTTGGGCACAACGTTACTTCCGTACTTGCACACCTTAGACTTAAAAGAATCCGATAAACTGAAACTTCGAAACTTTAAGGAACCGAAACCTGCTCGAGAGGTAAGTTTGATTTACCCAAAGAGCGAATTAAAAATGCAAATCATTGACGCAATTCGATCTACAATTGCTGGCGTTGTAAAAGGCGCAATTGTTTTTCAGAATGTTCAAATCATTAGTCCGCTGCAAAAGAAAGCGTAA
- a CDS encoding SulP family inorganic anion transporter, which produces MTKKINLFANLKSDFASGLVVFLVALPLCLGIAMASGAPLFSGIIAGVIGGIVVGYLSQSHISVSGPAAGLTAIVLTAITDLGAFDVFLMSVFIAGLIQLALGFLRAGSISNYFPTNVIEGMLAGIGIIIILKQIPHAFGYDADYEGDQAFIQNDGSNSFSFLFDVLNHIQLGAVVVTLVSLTILLCWEKVSFLKRIKLVPGALIAVIAGVVLNEIFISTGSSLAIGKEHLVSLPVPKSFDDFKSIIIMPNFASVTNPQVWVVALTIAIVASIETLLCIEASDRMDVQKRYTNTNVELKAQGIGNVVSSLLGGLPMTSVVVRSSANNNAGAKSKMSTIIHGVLLLISVLSIPMILNKIPLATLATVLILVGYKLAKPATFMHFWKKGKYQFVPFIATLVFVVATDLLKGVALGIIISIIFVLRGNLKRAYIFKKEEYEDGDIIHIDLAQEVSFLNKAAIKQTLNEIPENSKVIINAHDTEYIAHDVLDLIREFKETRAIDENIKVKLKGFKEAYELENTPENNNHVTIEHYYDVAKREVVKKEVVRGE; this is translated from the coding sequence ATGACAAAAAAAATCAATCTTTTTGCCAACCTTAAATCTGATTTTGCTTCAGGTTTAGTGGTTTTTTTGGTGGCTCTTCCGTTGTGTTTAGGTATTGCAATGGCTTCTGGAGCGCCATTATTTTCTGGAATTATCGCTGGTGTTATTGGTGGTATCGTAGTAGGATATCTAAGCCAATCACATATTAGTGTATCAGGTCCAGCTGCAGGGTTAACTGCTATTGTTTTAACCGCAATTACTGATTTAGGAGCTTTCGATGTATTTTTAATGTCTGTTTTTATTGCTGGATTAATTCAATTAGCATTAGGATTCTTAAGAGCCGGAAGTATATCAAACTATTTTCCAACAAATGTGATTGAAGGAATGCTAGCAGGTATCGGAATTATCATTATTCTAAAACAAATACCACACGCATTTGGGTATGATGCAGATTACGAAGGAGATCAGGCTTTTATACAAAATGACGGAAGTAATTCTTTTTCGTTTCTGTTTGATGTTTTAAATCACATTCAATTAGGAGCCGTTGTAGTAACATTAGTTTCGCTAACAATTTTGCTTTGTTGGGAAAAAGTTTCTTTTCTAAAAAGAATAAAATTAGTTCCAGGAGCTTTAATTGCAGTTATTGCGGGAGTAGTTTTAAACGAAATATTTATATCAACAGGAAGTTCTTTGGCAATTGGAAAAGAACATTTGGTTTCTTTGCCAGTTCCAAAATCTTTTGATGATTTTAAATCAATTATAATTATGCCAAATTTTGCATCGGTTACCAATCCGCAGGTTTGGGTTGTGGCTCTCACAATTGCAATTGTGGCTTCTATTGAAACGCTTTTATGTATTGAAGCTTCTGATAGAATGGATGTTCAGAAACGATATACTAATACCAATGTTGAGCTTAAAGCTCAAGGAATTGGAAATGTTGTAAGTTCACTTTTAGGAGGTCTTCCAATGACATCTGTTGTGGTGCGTTCATCAGCAAATAATAATGCAGGAGCAAAATCAAAAATGTCTACCATTATTCATGGTGTACTTTTATTAATAAGTGTTTTATCTATTCCGATGATTCTGAACAAAATTCCCTTGGCAACTTTGGCAACTGTTCTGATCTTGGTCGGATATAAATTAGCAAAACCAGCAACTTTTATGCATTTCTGGAAAAAGGGGAAATACCAGTTTGTCCCTTTTATTGCAACTTTGGTCTTTGTCGTTGCGACAGATTTGCTAAAAGGTGTTGCGTTGGGTATAATCATCAGTATTATTTTTGTTTTGAGAGGAAATCTTAAGAGAGCTTATATCTTCAAAAAAGAAGAATATGAAGACGGAGATATTATTCATATCGATTTGGCGCAAGAAGTTTCATTTTTAAATAAAGCAGCAATCAAACAAACTTTAAATGAAATTCCTGAAAATTCTAAAGTAATTATAAATGCTCATGATACGGAATATATCGCTCATGATGTTTTGGATTTAATTCGTGAATTCAAAGAAACAAGAGCGATTGATGAAAATATTAAAGTAAAGCTGAAAGGCTTTAAAGAAGCTTACGAATTAGAAAATACGCCTGAAAATAATAATCATGTTACGATTGAACATTATTATGATGTGGCAAAAAGGGAAGTGGTTAAAAAAGAAGTTGTTAGAGGAGAATAA
- a CDS encoding KUP/HAK/KT family potassium transporter, which translates to MSASHKNLHSKLSIGGLLITLGIIYGDIGTSPLYVMKAILGDHTINADIVLGGISCVFWTLTLQTTIKYVLITLSADNHGEGGIFALYALVKKTKIQWLIVPAIIGGSALLADGIITPPISISSAVEGIRAFYPTMQTQTIVYIVISILFVLFTIQQFGTKLVGKFFAPMMLIWFAMLGTLGTIQVLNYPEVIKAINPYYAYHLLSIHPDGFFVLGFVFLCTTGAEALYSDMGHCGRKNIRISWMFVKTTLVLNYFGQAAYLIHHEGSTLQQLGGENGNPFYLIMPHWFLPFGIVVATLAAVIASQALISGSFTLINEAMRLNFWPKVKIKYPTEVKGQLYIPSINWLLFFGCVGIVLHFEKSGNMEHAYGLAIILCMIMTTILLNYYLIMKRVKLYFMVPLITIYLLIEFSFLFANITKFAEGGYVTLIIASMLISVMTIWYLAKKINKNYTKVVKVDDYKQVLVELSQDLSIPKYATHLVYMTNANRVDELEEKIIYSILQKRPKRADIYWFVHVNILTEPYKTQYKVTEIAKDDIYRIDFNLGFREPTKINLMFREVIKDMVKRGEVDITSRYESLNKNNIIGDFKFVLSEKFLSNDNDLRWHENIIMNSYFFIKKLSLSEERAFGLDSSSVKVEKFPMVLHAPENIGLTRIVSKE; encoded by the coding sequence ATGAGCGCATCGCATAAAAACTTACATAGTAAGTTGTCTATTGGGGGTTTATTGATTACTTTAGGGATTATTTATGGAGATATTGGAACCTCTCCTTTATATGTAATGAAAGCCATTTTGGGCGATCACACCATTAATGCCGATATTGTTTTAGGAGGTATTTCTTGTGTTTTTTGGACTTTAACATTACAAACTACAATTAAATATGTACTTATTACTTTAAGTGCGGACAATCACGGTGAGGGAGGAATTTTTGCTCTTTACGCATTAGTTAAGAAAACAAAAATTCAGTGGCTTATTGTTCCCGCCATTATTGGAGGTAGTGCCTTGCTTGCCGACGGAATTATTACGCCACCTATCTCGATTTCATCTGCTGTAGAAGGAATTAGGGCATTTTATCCAACAATGCAAACACAAACTATTGTTTACATTGTAATCAGCATTCTATTTGTTTTATTTACAATTCAGCAATTCGGAACTAAATTGGTTGGGAAATTCTTTGCTCCAATGATGTTAATCTGGTTTGCCATGCTTGGAACTTTAGGTACTATTCAAGTACTTAATTATCCAGAAGTTATCAAAGCGATTAATCCGTATTACGCTTACCATTTATTGTCTATACACCCTGATGGCTTCTTTGTTTTAGGTTTTGTATTCTTATGTACAACTGGAGCTGAAGCCTTATATTCTGACATGGGACACTGCGGTAGAAAAAATATCCGAATTAGCTGGATGTTTGTAAAGACTACTTTAGTTTTAAATTATTTTGGCCAAGCTGCCTATTTAATTCATCATGAAGGAAGCACTTTACAGCAATTAGGCGGAGAAAATGGAAATCCATTCTACTTAATTATGCCACATTGGTTTTTACCATTCGGAATTGTAGTAGCTACTTTAGCAGCCGTTATCGCTTCTCAAGCGCTTATTAGTGGTTCATTTACTTTGATAAATGAGGCAATGCGCCTTAATTTCTGGCCTAAAGTAAAAATTAAATATCCTACTGAAGTTAAAGGGCAATTATACATTCCATCAATTAACTGGTTGTTGTTTTTTGGTTGTGTTGGAATCGTTTTACATTTCGAGAAATCAGGAAATATGGAACATGCTTATGGTCTTGCAATTATTCTCTGCATGATCATGACAACGATTTTGTTAAACTATTACTTAATTATGAAGCGTGTAAAACTATACTTTATGGTACCGCTTATCACCATTTATTTATTAATTGAGTTTAGTTTCCTTTTCGCTAACATTACAAAATTTGCAGAAGGCGGTTATGTGACATTAATCATTGCAAGTATGTTGATTTCTGTAATGACAATCTGGTATTTAGCTAAGAAAATCAACAAAAACTACACGAAAGTGGTTAAAGTTGATGACTACAAACAAGTTTTAGTAGAATTGAGTCAAGATTTATCTATCCCGAAATATGCAACGCATTTAGTTTATATGACGAATGCCAATCGTGTGGATGAATTGGAGGAAAAAATCATTTATTCTATTCTTCAAAAACGCCCAAAAAGAGCTGATATTTACTGGTTTGTTCACGTTAATATTTTGACTGAACCTTATAAAACACAATACAAAGTAACTGAAATCGCTAAAGACGATATTTATAGAATTGATTTCAATTTAGGATTTAGAGAACCAACCAAAATCAATTTGATGTTTAGAGAAGTTATCAAAGACATGGTAAAACGCGGAGAAGTAGATATTACCAGCCGTTACGAATCTTTAAACAAAAACAATATTATTGGAGACTTTAAATTTGTATTGTCTGAGAAATTCTTATCAAATGACAATGATTTAAGATGGCACGAAAACATTATTATGAATTCTTATTTCTTCATCAAAAAACTGAGTTTGTCTGAAGAAAGAGCTTTCGGTCTAGACAGCAGCTCTGTTAAAGTAGAGAAATTCCCAATGGTGCTTCATGCTCCAGAAAATATTGGATTAACGCGTATTGTTTCTAAAGAATAA
- a CDS encoding Dps family protein, which yields MKTNILGLPVKESELLVKELNVLLSNFQVYYQNLRGIHWNIRGKRFFDLHVKFEELYTDAQLKIDMIAERVLTIGGTPLHTFEDYIKNNKLTVGKNISNDEKAVQLIVHSLSDLLKIEREILNKSDEINDEGTNSMMSDFISEQEKTIWMMNAWLEETL from the coding sequence ATGAAGACAAATATTTTAGGATTACCTGTAAAAGAATCAGAATTATTAGTAAAAGAATTAAATGTGCTTTTATCCAACTTTCAAGTATATTATCAAAATTTGAGAGGAATTCATTGGAACATTCGCGGAAAGCGTTTTTTTGATTTACATGTAAAATTTGAAGAATTATATACAGATGCTCAATTAAAAATAGATATGATAGCCGAAAGAGTTTTGACAATTGGTGGAACGCCTTTGCACACTTTTGAAGACTACATCAAAAATAACAAATTAACTGTTGGGAAGAATATTTCTAATGATGAAAAAGCGGTTCAGTTAATTGTTCATTCTTTATCAGATTTATTAAAAATTGAAAGAGAAATATTAAACAAATCGGACGAAATTAACGATGAAGGAACCAATTCAATGATGAGCGACTTCATTTCTGAGCAAGAAAAAACAATCTGGATGATGAATGCTTGGTTAGAAGAAACACTTTAA
- a CDS encoding SRPBCC family protein, whose translation MKILKYLFLFALLSFVALTVFVATQKGNFSVERSKVINSPRATVYNYLNDFRNYEDFESWSVEDPSIKMTFANKTSGNGASFYWDGADGKGNAITLKTKEGESIAQKMQYDGTEADVSWTLKDTLNGKTKVTWRAKGTMSFLFKIYTSLHGGSDKVIGTIYEKSLVNIDKNLDYETKTYAVKVDGIVKKEDTPYIRQTFTSEISKVNKNARIVIPKLIHFSETNGLSANGKPFIIYHTYDTNTGLAKISICLPINKEISISSGSDILSGKLNGFDAVKTTLNGDYSHRNEAITKTTAYINNQKIIPDLSWSHLEIWTLSKLDVKASSKLVTEIYFPIKPKVVPVVTEPVYTPQTSSETQGETPTSEPRTEPRKEPVKKKPAPAPTPAPTQEEDSEF comes from the coding sequence ATGAAAATTCTTAAGTATTTATTTCTTTTTGCTTTATTAAGCTTTGTTGCTCTTACTGTTTTCGTTGCTACCCAAAAAGGAAATTTCTCTGTAGAAAGAAGTAAAGTTATCAATTCGCCTCGCGCAACAGTTTATAATTATCTTAATGATTTTAGAAATTACGAAGATTTTGAATCTTGGTCGGTTGAAGATCCTTCTATAAAAATGACTTTTGCTAATAAAACAAGCGGAAATGGCGCTTCTTTTTATTGGGATGGTGCAGATGGAAAAGGAAATGCAATAACACTTAAAACAAAAGAAGGCGAAAGCATTGCTCAAAAAATGCAATATGACGGCACAGAAGCCGACGTAAGCTGGACTTTGAAAGATACTTTAAACGGAAAAACAAAAGTTACTTGGAGAGCAAAAGGTACGATGAGTTTTTTATTTAAAATCTATACTTCTTTGCATGGAGGTTCTGATAAAGTTATCGGAACTATTTATGAAAAAAGCTTGGTAAATATTGACAAAAATCTAGACTACGAAACTAAAACTTATGCGGTTAAAGTGGATGGAATTGTGAAAAAAGAAGACACTCCATACATACGTCAGACTTTTACAAGTGAAATTTCAAAAGTGAATAAGAACGCTAGAATTGTTATTCCAAAACTAATTCATTTTAGTGAAACAAATGGATTATCTGCCAACGGAAAACCATTTATAATCTATCATACTTACGATACAAATACTGGTTTAGCCAAAATTTCGATCTGTTTACCAATTAATAAAGAAATTTCTATCAGTTCTGGAAGCGATATTCTATCTGGGAAATTAAATGGTTTTGATGCTGTAAAAACTACTCTTAACGGAGATTATTCGCATCGAAATGAAGCTATTACAAAAACAACGGCTTACATCAATAATCAAAAAATAATTCCAGATTTAAGCTGGTCACATTTAGAAATTTGGACACTTAGCAAATTAGATGTAAAAGCATCATCTAAATTGGTTACAGAGATTTATTTTCCTATAAAACCAAAAGTAGTTCCTGTTGTAACAGAACCTGTTTACACACCGCAAACATCAAGCGAAACTCAAGGAGAAACTCCAACAAGCGAACCTCGTACAGAACCACGAAAAGAGCCTGTTAAAAAGAAACCAGCTCCTGCACCAACTCCTGCTCCTACGCAAGAAGAAGACTCTGAATTCTAA
- a CDS encoding oxidoreductase → MKKLALFCGIFILLMSFRTFTHKTELLYSSGFTSMTVDTLFKDRISIRAILIDKNKVWYGADNSRFGYYDLIKKEKFEEHIYRDTLNLEFRSIAQTSKDVFLLSVANPALLYAVSKKDNKVKLVYKEINPKVFYDSMQFWNDKEGIAIGDPTEDTFSIIVTRDGGETWTKLLSDKLPTNTTGEAAFAASNTNIVIKGNDTWLVSGGKKARVFYSPDKAKTWKVVETPIVQGKQMTGIFTADFYDSKQGFIAGGDYDYPNKKVDNKAFTKDGGKTWELIGQNMGFGYASCVQYVPGGNGREIVCVGSEGIQYSQNGGENWMQLSTDSTLFTIRFVNRNTAIAAGHNKVVKLNFK, encoded by the coding sequence ATGAAAAAACTAGCTTTATTTTGTGGTATTTTTATTTTATTGATGTCTTTTAGAACATTTACTCATAAAACCGAACTTCTTTATAGTAGTGGTTTTACATCAATGACTGTAGATACTTTGTTTAAAGATAGAATTAGCATCAGAGCAATTTTGATTGATAAAAATAAAGTTTGGTATGGTGCCGATAATTCTCGTTTTGGTTACTATGACTTAATTAAAAAAGAAAAATTTGAAGAACACATTTATCGTGATACTTTAAATTTAGAGTTTAGAAGCATCGCTCAGACATCAAAAGATGTTTTTTTACTTAGTGTAGCAAATCCTGCGTTGCTTTATGCAGTTTCTAAAAAAGACAATAAAGTAAAATTGGTTTACAAAGAAATTAATCCAAAAGTTTTTTACGATAGCATGCAATTCTGGAATGACAAAGAAGGAATTGCGATCGGCGATCCAACAGAAGATACTTTCTCTATAATTGTTACACGAGATGGAGGAGAAACTTGGACAAAATTACTATCAGATAAATTGCCAACAAATACAACTGGTGAAGCGGCTTTTGCAGCAAGTAATACCAATATTGTAATTAAAGGAAATGATACTTGGTTGGTTTCAGGCGGAAAAAAAGCGCGCGTTTTTTATTCTCCGGATAAAGCAAAAACATGGAAGGTGGTAGAAACTCCAATTGTTCAAGGAAAACAAATGACTGGAATTTTTACAGCCGATTTTTATGATTCTAAACAAGGCTTTATTGCAGGCGGCGATTATGATTATCCAAATAAAAAAGTAGATAATAAAGCCTTTACAAAAGATGGCGGAAAAACTTGGGAATTAATCGGTCAGAATATGGGCTTTGGTTACGCATCTTGCGTGCAATATGTTCCTGGAGGAAATGGAAGAGAAATTGTTTGTGTTGGTTCTGAAGGAATACAATATTCTCAAAATGGAGGCGAAAACTGGATGCAACTTTCTACAGATTCAACACTTTTTACGATTCGTTTTGTAAATAGAAATACTGCAATCGCAGCTGGTCATAATAAAGTGGTTAAGCTTAATTTTAAATAA
- a CDS encoding nucleoside triphosphate pyrophosphohydrolase family protein produces the protein MKKQLDAVTEFHTAFKIGHSTTPVADVGAEKKLLRYNLMKEENEEYYEAVQNNDLVEIADALGDMMYILCGTIIEHGLQDKIEAVFDEIQRSNMSKLGEDGKPIYREDGKVMKGPNYFKPDFSKLL, from the coding sequence ATGAAAAAACAACTCGACGCCGTAACAGAATTTCACACCGCTTTTAAAATTGGTCATAGTACAACTCCAGTTGCCGATGTAGGAGCAGAAAAAAAATTACTTCGTTATAATTTAATGAAGGAAGAAAATGAGGAATATTACGAAGCGGTTCAGAATAATGATTTAGTTGAAATTGCTGATGCGCTTGGCGATATGATGTATATTTTGTGCGGAACAATTATCGAACACGGACTTCAGGATAAAATTGAAGCTGTTTTTGATGAAATTCAGCGTAGTAATATGAGTAAACTTGGTGAAGACGGAAAGCCAATTTATAGAGAAGACGGAAAAGTAATGAAAGGACCAAATTATTTTAAACCTGATTTTTCGAAATTGTTGTAA